GGCTGCCGTCACCGTAGATGGTGATGTCTTCGCCATTGAGCGCCTGCACAATGAAGTTCGAAACAACGCGACCGTCGTTCGGAAGCATGCGCGGACCGTATGTATTGAAAATGCGGACAATGCGGATATCAACATTGTTTTGGCGGTGGTAATCCATAAAGAGCGTTTCGGCAACGCGCTTGCCTTCGTCATAGCAGCTGCGGATGCCAATGGGGTTCACGTTTCCCCAGTAGTCTTCGGTCTGCGGATGCACAGCCGGATCGCCATAGACTTCACTTGTAGAAGCCTGCAAGATGCGGGCGTGAACGCGCTTTGCAAGACCGAGCATGTTGATGGCACCCATGACGCTTGTCTTGATGGTCTTTACCGGATTGAACTGGTAATGGATTGGGCTCGCTGGGCATGCCAGATTGAAAATGCGGTCCACTTCCAGAAGAATCGGTTCGGTGACATCGTGACGGATGAGTTCAAAGTTGCGGTTGTCGCGCAAGTGTGCAACGTTAGCCATACGGCCCGTGAAATAATTGTCCAAGCAAATGACTTCGTGTCCGTCATTCAAAAGTCTATCGCAAAGGTGACTTCCTAAGAAACCAGCACCACCAGTAACTAAACAACGCATAGAAACTCCCATAAAACGTCCATACAATGGAAATATAGTATTAGTAGACAGTAGGAAGTAGGAAGTAGACAGTGGGATGTAGGGAGTAGACGGTAGGATGTAGGAAGTAGACAGTGGGATGTAGGGAGTAGACGGTGGGATGTAGGGAGTAGACGGTGGGATGTAGGGAGTAGACGGTGGGATGTAGGGAGTAGACGGTGGGATGTAGGAAGTAGACGGTGGGATGTAGGGAGTAGACGGTGGGATGTAGGAAGTAGACGGTGAGATGTAGGAAGTAGACGGTGGGATGTAGGGAGTAGACGGTGGGATGTAGGGAGTAGACGGTGGGATGTAGGAAGGGGTTAGGGGTTCGTTAGTAGAACTTTGATCCTGGAACTTGGTATTCTTGCACAAAATGCTATATATGCGTCCATGGCAAGTTTAGGCTATAGTTTTTTGCTAGTGTTGACCGCGTTCATCTGGGGATCGGGTTTTGTGGCGCAAGTCGAAGGGAATGCGTTCGGGCCGTTCGCCTTTTCATGCATCCGGTGCTTTATCGCCGCTGGGTTCCTCGCCTTGATTTTCAAATTGCTTGACGCCTTGGGCAAAAGTCCTCGCAGGCCTCGCAACCGCAAAGAAACCAAGTTGCTCTGGAAAGCGGGATTCTTTTGCGGGCTAGCCTTATGCACAGCCATGAACTTGCAACAACTCGGGATGTATTTGGGAACCTCCGCCGGCAAATCGGGATTTTTAACGTCCTGCTACATTATACTTGTACCTGTTGTTAGTTTATTCTTAGGCAAACGTATTTCGCTAAAAACATGGATTTGCGTTGCGATTACAACAGTTGGACTTTACTTACTCTGCATCAAGGATGGATTTTCGCTTGAAGTTTCGGACGGTATTTCGCTGCTTTGTGCACTTGTGTTTTCGATACACATTTTGGTGATTGACAAATTCGTAAACTATGTTGACCCGATTCGCGTTTCAAGCATCCAGTTTTTGACCATCGGAGTTTTGACAGCTCCCTTAATGATTTTCTTCGATTTAAAATTCCCAGCAATGGATTTTAGCACCGTCATTGAAGCTTTTGCAAACCCACGCGCCGTTGCAGGGCTCTTGTTTGCAGCGCTTTGCTCCAGCGGGATTGCCTACACGCTCCAAATCGTTGCACAAGATAAAGTAAAGCCCACCGTCGCGTCGCTAACGATGAGCCTTGAAGCTGTATTTGCCGTATTTGCAGGATGGGCTGTTTTAGGAGAACAGCTTTCCGTTCGCGAAATTTGCGGCTGCGCCATCATGATGATAGCCATCGTGATAGCTCAGATCAAACGGTAATTCTTATTTCTTAACAGCGCTCTTGGATTGCATTTTCTTAACAATAACGAGCCCGCCAACGATAATCGCAGCCCCCAAAGCAAACGAAAGCAGGCCGCTACGCGTAAAGCCAGCAACTATGAAACTGATAAAGCTGACCAAAGCAACCGACAACGCATAAGGCAACTGCGTGTTCACGTGATTCACATGGTTACACTCAGCACCGGCACTTGCCATAATCGTTGTATCTGAAATGGGAGAAATGTGATCGCCACAGACTGCGCCTGCCATGCAAGCCGAAATCGAAATAATCATCAACTCCGGATCGATGCTGGAGAAAGCAGCGACGACAATTGGAATCAAGATGCCAAACGTTCCCCAAGATGTACCCGTCGAAAACGCAAGCCCAATCCCCACCAAGAAAATAATAGCCGGCATAAAGTTCATCAATGCGGTAGCCTTGCCCGAAACAATTCCTGCGACAAAATCCTTTGCACCAAGAGCATCGGTAAC
The Fibrobacter succinogenes DNA segment above includes these coding regions:
- a CDS encoding UDP-glucuronic acid decarboxylase family protein — its product is MRCLVTGGAGFLGSHLCDRLLNDGHEVICLDNYFTGRMANVAHLRDNRNFELIRHDVTEPILLEVDRIFNLACPASPIHYQFNPVKTIKTSVMGAINMLGLAKRVHARILQASTSEVYGDPAVHPQTEDYWGNVNPIGIRSCYDEGKRVAETLFMDYHRQNNVDIRIVRIFNTYGPRMLPNDGRVVSNFIVQALNGEDITIYGDGSQTRSFCYVDDLIEGFVRMMNQDEIIGPVNIGNPGEFTMLELAKEVLELTGSKSKIVYKPLPGDDPKMRRPDITLAKNALKWEPTIPLRQGLEKTIVYFDNLLKTK
- a CDS encoding DMT family transporter — protein: MILELGILAQNAIYASMASLGYSFLLVLTAFIWGSGFVAQVEGNAFGPFAFSCIRCFIAAGFLALIFKLLDALGKSPRRPRNRKETKLLWKAGFFCGLALCTAMNLQQLGMYLGTSAGKSGFLTSCYIILVPVVSLFLGKRISLKTWICVAITTVGLYLLCIKDGFSLEVSDGISLLCALVFSIHILVIDKFVNYVDPIRVSSIQFLTIGVLTAPLMIFFDLKFPAMDFSTVIEAFANPRAVAGLLFAALCSSGIAYTLQIVAQDKVKPTVASLTMSLEAVFAVFAGWAVLGEQLSVREICGCAIMMIAIVIAQIKR